A genome region from Euphorbia lathyris chromosome 4, ddEupLath1.1, whole genome shotgun sequence includes the following:
- the LOC136226934 gene encoding actin-related protein 5 isoform X1 — translation MPFISQIHRQSDYNFFSSSTPIVIDNGASYFRIGWAGETDPRVIFRNIVQRPRHKATGETVTIVGDHDTALLKYFDCTRSGPRSAFDSNVVYQFEIMEYILDFAFDRLGANGSQIDHPVLITECVCNPVQSRSKMAELLFETYGVPSVAFGVDAAFSYKYNQRHGICDKDGLAICPGFTTTHVIPFINGEPVYKGCCRTNIGGFHVTDYLKQLLSLKYPHHMARLTWEKVEDLKMEHCYIATDYAEEAKLFQKGTKEAEDKTRCWQLPWVPPPVEEPPSSEEIARKAAIKERQGQRLRDMAEAKRSSRINELENQLRGMEFLLQQLDQVDRDEISAFLRDTGYVSRQEIESSIAKASQSLRKAKGETKVEQAEVDEKSDCSANDKYPLVDVPDNMLTPEQLKEKRRQLFLKTTSDGRQRAKQKRHEEELERERRNQLDEEKRLENPELYLEEMHAKYKELCEKVQQRKRLKTNGNHSNGNGFAGAVGRGERLNAAQRERMRLLTTAAFDRGKGEDTFGAKDEDWQLYKLMSKDNDDDDEGPDEDEVELSRVSSRLQELDSTFIPRQDAGPSQPAPEMPKLRPLTKEDFQILIGVERFRCPEILFHPNLVGIDLAGLDEMAGVSIRRLPSKDQSLEERLTNSILMTGGSCLYPGITERLEAGIRMIRPSGSPIKVVRAMDPVLDAWRGASVYASALQFPKQTFSKMDYYEKGEDWLRRYQFCYTL, via the exons ATGCCATTTATTTCGCAAATACATAGACAATCTGATTACAACTTCTTCTCCTCTTCTACTCCTATCGTCATCGACAATGGCGCCTCCTATTTCCGCATCGG GTGGGCCGGCGAGACTGATCCTCGAGTTATTTTCCGCAACATTGTCCAACGCCCACGCCACAAAGCCACTG GCGAAACTGTGACCATTGTTGGTGACCATGATACTGCTCTATTGAAATACTTTGACTGCACTCGCTCAGGGCCTCGCTCTGCCTTTGACAGTAATGTTGTTTATCAATTCGAGATTATGGAATAC atTCTTGACTTTGCATTTGATCGATTGGGAGCAAATGGATCGCAG ATTGATCATCCTGTCCTGATCACAGAATGTGTATGCAACCCAGTTCAATCGCGCAGCAAAATGGCAGAGCTTCTTTTTGAAACTTACGGAGTTCCATCAGTAG CATTTGGTGTTGATGCTGCATTTAGCTATAAGTATAATCAACGGCATGGGATTTGTGATAAGGACGGCCTTGCCATTTGCCCAGGATTTACCACTACTCATGTTATTCCG TTTATTAATGGAGAGCCTGTTTATAAAGGATGCTGCAGAACTAACATTGGCGGATTCCATGTCACTGATTATCTGAAACAACTTCTTTCACTTAAATATCCTCATCACAT GGCTAGATTAACATGGGAAAAGGTAGAAGACCTCAAGATGGAGCATTGTTATATTGCAACAGATTATGCAGAGGAAGCTAAATTATTTCAG AAAGGTACCAAGGAAGCTGAAGATAAAACTAGGTGTTGGCAGCTCCCTTGGGTTCCACCACCAGTAGAAGAACCTCCATCATCGGAAGAGATAGCTAGGAAGGCAGCCATAAAGGAGAGACAAGGTCAACGGTTGCGAGACATGGCTGAGGCAAAGAGGTCATCTAGGATAAATGAACTAGAAAATCAGTTGCGTGGTATGGAGTTCCTTCTACAACAACTTGATCAAGTGGACCGGGACGAAATTTCAGCTTTCCTGAGAGATACTGGCTATGTCTCAAGGCAAGAAATAGAATCCTCAATTGCCAAAGCAAGTCAGTCGTTACGTAAAGCGAAAGGGGAGACAAAGGTTGAGCAAGCtgaagttgatgagaaaagTGATTGCTCTGCAAATGACAAGTATCCTCTCGTGGATGTTCCTGACAACATGTTGACCCCTGAGCAG CTTAAGGAAAAGAGGAGGCAGTTGTTCCTAAAAACCACATCTGATGGCCGACAACGAGCCAAACAGAAACGTCATGAAGAAGAGTTAGAACGTGAAAGAAGAAATCAACTGGATGAAGAAAAACGCTT GGAGAACCCAGAACTTTATTTGGAGGAGATGCATGCCAAATATAAAGAACTCTGTGAGAAAGTTCAACAGCGAAAACGACTCAAAACAAATGGGAACCACTCAAATGGAAATGGTTTTGCCGGTGCTGTTGGCCGTGGTGAGAGATTGAATGCTGCCCAAAGGGAAAGGATGCGCCTCTTGACTACAGCAGCCTTTGATCGAGGTAAGGGAGAGGATACTTTTGGTGCCAAAGATGAAGATTGGCAACTTTACAAACTCATGAGCAAAGATAATGATGACGATGATGAGGGACCAGACGAGGATGAAGTGGAGCTTTCCCGTGTTTCTTCTAGGCTTCAG GAATTAGACTCAACGTTTATCCCTAGACAAGATGCAGGACCATCACAACCTGCTCCCGAGATGCCAAAATTACGTCCATTGACCAAGGAGGATTTCCAAATATTGATTGGGGTTGAAAGGTTCCGATGCCCCGAAATTTTGTTTCaccccaacctagttgggattgaTCTGGCAGGGTTAGATGAGATGGCTGGTGTCTCAATAAGGAGATTGCCATCCAAGGACCAAAGCTTGGAAGAGAGACTAACCAACTCAATCCTTATGACTGGTGGGAGCTGCCTTTACCCTGGTATAACGGAACGCTTGGAGGCTGGAATCCGAATGATTCGTCCATCTGGGTCACCTATAAAGGTTGTCCGGGCAATGGATCCAGTTCTTGATGCGTGGCGTGGGGCTTCTGTCTACGCTTCTGCGTTGCAATTTCCGAAGCAGACATTTAGTAAGATGGATTATTACGAGAAGGGTGAAGACTGGCTTCGAAGATACCAATTTTGCTACACACTATAG
- the LOC136226934 gene encoding actin-related protein 5 isoform X2, whose product MAELLFETYGVPSVAFGVDAAFSYKYNQRHGICDKDGLAICPGFTTTHVIPFINGEPVYKGCCRTNIGGFHVTDYLKQLLSLKYPHHMARLTWEKVEDLKMEHCYIATDYAEEAKLFQKGTKEAEDKTRCWQLPWVPPPVEEPPSSEEIARKAAIKERQGQRLRDMAEAKRSSRINELENQLRGMEFLLQQLDQVDRDEISAFLRDTGYVSRQEIESSIAKASQSLRKAKGETKVEQAEVDEKSDCSANDKYPLVDVPDNMLTPEQLKEKRRQLFLKTTSDGRQRAKQKRHEEELERERRNQLDEEKRLENPELYLEEMHAKYKELCEKVQQRKRLKTNGNHSNGNGFAGAVGRGERLNAAQRERMRLLTTAAFDRGKGEDTFGAKDEDWQLYKLMSKDNDDDDEGPDEDEVELSRVSSRLQELDSTFIPRQDAGPSQPAPEMPKLRPLTKEDFQILIGVERFRCPEILFHPNLVGIDLAGLDEMAGVSIRRLPSKDQSLEERLTNSILMTGGSCLYPGITERLEAGIRMIRPSGSPIKVVRAMDPVLDAWRGASVYASALQFPKQTFSKMDYYEKGEDWLRRYQFCYTL is encoded by the exons ATGGCAGAGCTTCTTTTTGAAACTTACGGAGTTCCATCAGTAG CATTTGGTGTTGATGCTGCATTTAGCTATAAGTATAATCAACGGCATGGGATTTGTGATAAGGACGGCCTTGCCATTTGCCCAGGATTTACCACTACTCATGTTATTCCG TTTATTAATGGAGAGCCTGTTTATAAAGGATGCTGCAGAACTAACATTGGCGGATTCCATGTCACTGATTATCTGAAACAACTTCTTTCACTTAAATATCCTCATCACAT GGCTAGATTAACATGGGAAAAGGTAGAAGACCTCAAGATGGAGCATTGTTATATTGCAACAGATTATGCAGAGGAAGCTAAATTATTTCAG AAAGGTACCAAGGAAGCTGAAGATAAAACTAGGTGTTGGCAGCTCCCTTGGGTTCCACCACCAGTAGAAGAACCTCCATCATCGGAAGAGATAGCTAGGAAGGCAGCCATAAAGGAGAGACAAGGTCAACGGTTGCGAGACATGGCTGAGGCAAAGAGGTCATCTAGGATAAATGAACTAGAAAATCAGTTGCGTGGTATGGAGTTCCTTCTACAACAACTTGATCAAGTGGACCGGGACGAAATTTCAGCTTTCCTGAGAGATACTGGCTATGTCTCAAGGCAAGAAATAGAATCCTCAATTGCCAAAGCAAGTCAGTCGTTACGTAAAGCGAAAGGGGAGACAAAGGTTGAGCAAGCtgaagttgatgagaaaagTGATTGCTCTGCAAATGACAAGTATCCTCTCGTGGATGTTCCTGACAACATGTTGACCCCTGAGCAG CTTAAGGAAAAGAGGAGGCAGTTGTTCCTAAAAACCACATCTGATGGCCGACAACGAGCCAAACAGAAACGTCATGAAGAAGAGTTAGAACGTGAAAGAAGAAATCAACTGGATGAAGAAAAACGCTT GGAGAACCCAGAACTTTATTTGGAGGAGATGCATGCCAAATATAAAGAACTCTGTGAGAAAGTTCAACAGCGAAAACGACTCAAAACAAATGGGAACCACTCAAATGGAAATGGTTTTGCCGGTGCTGTTGGCCGTGGTGAGAGATTGAATGCTGCCCAAAGGGAAAGGATGCGCCTCTTGACTACAGCAGCCTTTGATCGAGGTAAGGGAGAGGATACTTTTGGTGCCAAAGATGAAGATTGGCAACTTTACAAACTCATGAGCAAAGATAATGATGACGATGATGAGGGACCAGACGAGGATGAAGTGGAGCTTTCCCGTGTTTCTTCTAGGCTTCAG GAATTAGACTCAACGTTTATCCCTAGACAAGATGCAGGACCATCACAACCTGCTCCCGAGATGCCAAAATTACGTCCATTGACCAAGGAGGATTTCCAAATATTGATTGGGGTTGAAAGGTTCCGATGCCCCGAAATTTTGTTTCaccccaacctagttgggattgaTCTGGCAGGGTTAGATGAGATGGCTGGTGTCTCAATAAGGAGATTGCCATCCAAGGACCAAAGCTTGGAAGAGAGACTAACCAACTCAATCCTTATGACTGGTGGGAGCTGCCTTTACCCTGGTATAACGGAACGCTTGGAGGCTGGAATCCGAATGATTCGTCCATCTGGGTCACCTATAAAGGTTGTCCGGGCAATGGATCCAGTTCTTGATGCGTGGCGTGGGGCTTCTGTCTACGCTTCTGCGTTGCAATTTCCGAAGCAGACATTTAGTAAGATGGATTATTACGAGAAGGGTGAAGACTGGCTTCGAAGATACCAATTTTGCTACACACTATAG